Proteins encoded in a region of the uncultured Paludibaculum sp. genome:
- a CDS encoding riboflavin synthase, with translation MFTGIIEELGRVEAIEPRSTGSRLRIRAPLVCSDAKEGDSICVSGVCLTAVALRPGSFGADVSPETLTRTSLKLVKVGAAVNLERALLPTTRLGGHIVQGHVDGVGEIVSVDLLGDDNWLLKVRAPKELDRYLAFKGSVAIDGISLTVAAIENCEISVAVIPHTYAHTTLTQRKPGDPVNLETDVLAKYVEKMLGKLDLKGPSLTIEGLLQQGY, from the coding sequence ATGTTCACGGGCATCATCGAAGAGTTGGGTAGGGTGGAGGCGATTGAGCCACGGTCCACCGGCAGCCGGCTGCGCATCCGGGCGCCGCTGGTCTGCTCGGATGCCAAAGAGGGCGACAGCATCTGCGTGAGCGGAGTGTGCCTGACGGCGGTGGCTCTGCGGCCGGGTAGTTTCGGCGCGGACGTATCTCCTGAGACGCTGACACGAACGAGCCTGAAGCTGGTGAAGGTGGGTGCCGCGGTGAATCTGGAACGGGCGTTGCTGCCGACGACCAGGCTGGGCGGGCACATCGTGCAGGGCCACGTGGACGGCGTGGGGGAGATTGTGTCCGTCGATCTGCTGGGCGACGACAACTGGCTGCTGAAGGTGAGGGCTCCGAAAGAGCTGGACCGCTACCTGGCCTTCAAAGGCTCGGTGGCGATTGACGGCATCAGCCTGACCGTCGCGGCGATCGAGAACTGTGAGATCTCGGTGGCGGTGATCCCGCACACCTACGCGCACACGACGCTGACGCAGCGGAAGCCCGGGGATCCGGTGAATCTGGAGACGGATGTGCTGGCCAAGTACGTCGAGAAGATGCTGGGCAAGCTCGACCTGAAGGGGCCCTCGCTGACGATCGAGGGGCTGCTGCAGCAGGGTTATTGA